A window of Castanea sativa cultivar Marrone di Chiusa Pesio chromosome 1, ASM4071231v1 contains these coding sequences:
- the LOC142639816 gene encoding uncharacterized protein LOC142639816 → MALSLRKPTKVSLFLTHYYPRYYLNLNGHHYFTIQKRCLREQVRPPSCSSMSLSPMHHSPPHCSLYHSHCQVPFLLPNPTSFSNIQERLLIPSSTSFHLGVEKRLPIIGSSGKMLVLNSRVINFKSSILPIIDLQGNMLALSYRGFGSVTDDGTDSDADNESGDDDSGGGDCNESVGVKSGADPNEVERVCKLIDELFALDRNMEAVLNECGVDLSHDLVVDVLERFKHARKPAFRFFCWAGQNPGFAHDSRTYNAMMNILGKTRQFESMVSMLEEIGEKGLLTMETFMIAIKAFAAGKERKKAVGIFDLMKKYKFKVGVDTINCLLDTLGRAKLGKEAQALFEKLKDRFTHNLQTYTVLLNGWCRVKNLMEAGRVWNEMIDKGFKPDIVAHNIMLEGLLRCRKRSDAIKLFEVMKEKGPSPNVRSYTILIRELCKQAKMKEAVEYFGEMIVSGCQADAAVYTCLITGFGNQKNMDMVYGLLKEMNEKGCPPDGRTYNALIKLMTSRRMPDDAVRIYKKMINNGIEPSIHTYNMIMKSYFQTRNYEMGCAVWNEMIQKGCCPDDNSYTVFIGGLISQGRSGEACKYLEQMIEKGMKAPQLDYNKFAADFSRAGKPDILEELAQKMKFAGKFEVSNVFARWAEMMKKRVKRRDPIKTKAQFS, encoded by the coding sequence ATGGCTCTCTCTCTAAGAAAACCCACCaaagtctctctctttcttactCATTACTACCCTCGCTACTACCTCAATCTCAATGGCCACCACTACTTCACCATTCAAAAACGATGTCTCAGAGAGCAAGTTCGACCTCCTAGTTGTAGCTCTATGTCCCTGTCTCCTATGCATCATTCTCCTCCTCATTGTAGTCTCTATCATTCTCATTGTCAAGTTCCATTTCTTTTGCCAAACCCCACTTCATTCTCTAATATACAAGAAAGGTTGTTGATTCCCAGCTCTACAAGTTTTCATCTTGGAGTTGAAAAGAGATTGCCCATTATTGGTTCAAGTGGAAAAATGTTGGTTTTAAACTCTAGGgtcataaattttaaaagttcaATTTTGCCCATAATTGATTTACAAGGAAATATGCTGGCTTTGAGTTATAGGGGGTTTGGTAGTGTTACAGATGATGGTACTGATTCTGATGCTGATAATGAGAGTGGAGATGATGATAGTGGTGGTGGGGATTGTAATGAAAGTGTTGGAGTTAAGTCGGGTGCAGACCCGAATGAGGTGGAGAGGGTATGCAAGTTGATTGATGAATTGTTTGCATTAGATAGGAACATGGAGGCGGTTCTCAATGAATGTGGGGTTGATTTGTCACATGATTTGGTTGTGGATGTGTTGGAACGGTTCAAACATGCTCGAAAACCGGCCTTTCGGTTCTTTTGTTGGGCAGGGCAGAACCCAGGGTTTGCTCATGATTCTAGGACTTATAATGCTATGATGAATATATTAGGGAAGACGAGACAGTTTGAGTCCATGGTGTCAATGCTTGAAGAGATAGGCGAGAAAGGGCTTTTGACAATGGAAACTTTTATGATTGCGATTAAAGCTTTTGCTGCTGGGAAGGAAAGGAAGAAAGCTGTTGGAATATTTGATTTGATGAAGAAGTATAAATTTAAAGTGGGTGTTGATACGATTAATTGCTTGCTTGACACTCTTGGGAGGGCAAAGCTTGGTAAAGAAGCGCAGGCACTTTTTGAGAAGTTGAAAGATAGGTTTACACATAATTTGCAAACTTATACAGTACTGCTTAATGGTTGGTGCAGAGTGAAGAATTTGATGGAAGCAGGGAGGGTGTGGAATGAGATGATTGACAAGGGATTTAAGCCTGATATAGTTGCACATAATATTATGCTTGAAGGGTTGTTGAGGTGTAGGAAGAGGTCTGATGCGATCAAGTTGTTTGAAGTCATGAAGGAGAAGGGTCCTTCACCCAATGTTCGGAGCTATACAATTTTGATTCGGGAATTATGCAAGCAAGCAAAGATGAAAGAAGCGGTTGAATATTTTGGTGAAATGATTGTATCTGGATGCCAAGCAGATGCTGCAGTTTACACGTGTTTGATCACAGGGTTTGGAAACCAGAAGAATATGGACATGGTATATGGATTGCTGAAGGAGATGAACGAAAAAGGTTGCCCTCCTGATGGGCGCACgtacaatgccttgattaaattGATGACAAGTCGACGGATGCCTGATGATGCGGTGAGGATATATAAGAAGATGATTAACAATGGCATTGAACCATCAATCCACACTTATAACATGATAATGAAATCCTACTTTCAAACAAGAAACTACGAAATGGGTTGTGCAGTTTGGAATGAGATGATCCAAAAGGGTTGTTGCCCTGATGATAATTCCTATACAGTTTTCATTGGAGGGCTCATAAGTCAGGGAAGATCAGGAGAGGCTTGTAAATATTTGGAGCAAATGATAGAAAAAGGAATGAAAGCACCTCAACTCGATTACAACAAGTTTGCAGCTGATTTTTCCAGAGCTGGGAAACCAGACATACTTGAGGAGTTGGCTCAGAAGATGAAGTTTGCTGGTAAGTTTGAAGTCTCCAATGTTTTTGCAAGGTGGGCtgagatgatgaagaaaaggGTTAAGAGAAGAGATCCTATTAAAACTAAAGCCCAGTTTAGCTGA